The Myxococcales bacterium genomic sequence CATTGCCGTAGCGGTAGATGCGACCGATCTCTTCGATCAAGTCCTGCTCGATGGTGATGTCCTTGGTGGCCCGGGCCGAGGGGATGCTCACCTGGAAGTTCTCGCCTGTAAGTTTCACGCCAAAGCCCAGGCGGGTGAGGATGTTTTCGAACTCGTCGTTCGAGATGTCCTTGCCCAATGCCGTGCGCACCCGATCGGGTCGCATCGTGATCGTGTTGGCGGGATCGCTCCAGTTCCCGGCGTCCGCAAGTGCGGCGGGAAAGCGGACCTCCGGCTGCAGGGACGAGAGGAGTTGTGCGAAGTGCCCTGCTGCTTTCAGCGGCAGCGTTGGATCGAGACTCTTCTCGAAGCGCGCCGAAGATTCGGTCCGCAGGCCGAGGCGTGTGGAAGTGCGGCGTACCACGGTGGGATGGAAGGTCGCCACCTCGAGCAGCAACTGGCTCGTGTCCTCTCCTACCTTCGAAGCCTCGCCCCCCATGATCCCCGCGAGCGCCACCGGTTCGTCGCCCGAACAGATCAGCAGGTCGCTGGTCTCGAGTTTGCGTTCTTCGCCGTCGAGGGTTGTCATGGTTTCACCCTCGCGTGCGTCGCGAACTACGATGCCTTCCTTCGACAACTGTTTGGCGTCGAAGGTGTGGTTGGGTTGACCGAGGTCGAGCATGACGAAATTGGAGAGATCGACAATTTGATCGATCGGACGCTGTCCCACGGCCAAAAGCAAAAAACGCAGCCAGTCGGGAGAGGGCAGGGGCCGGGCATTTTCGATCGAGAGCCCGAGGTAGCGGCTGCAGGCGTCGGAATCGATTCGCAGGGGAAACGCGCGACCCGAGCCCAGCTTGGGGAGATCGCAAACGAGGGGTTTCAAGGGCCGTTCGTAGATCGCCGCAATTTCGGCTGCGATGCCCCGGTGCCCCCAAAGGTCGGGGCGATGGGTGAGGGATTTGTTGTCGATCTCGATCACCCAATCGTCGATCTCGAGGGCCGATGCGACGGGAATTCCGATTTCACACGCGTCGGGCAAGACCCAGATCCCCTCGTGATCGTCTCCGAGTTCGAGTTCCCGTTCCGAGCAGATCATGCCCCGGGACTCGACGCCGCGAATCTTCGACTTCTTGATCTTGAAGTCGCCGGGGAGCACCGTACCCACCGTCGCCACGGCGACTTTCTGGCCCTTTGCAACGTTGGGTGCACCACATACGATCGAGAGAGCTTCGCCCTCGCCGACGTCTACCTTGCACAGCGAGAGTTTGTCCGCGTTCGGGTGAGGCTCTCGTTCCAACACGAGTCCGACCCGGACGTCAGACAGATGGGGCGCAAAGGCTTCCACACCCTCGACTTCGGCGGTCGACAGCGTGAGGTCGTTGGCCAGGGTTTCGGGATCGATGCCCGTCAGCTCGACGTGGCGACTGAGCCAGCGCAGTGAGATCAACATTGGAACTGCTCCAGGAAGCGCAGATCGCCCCCCAATAAATGGCGTACGTCATCGATGCCGTAACGGAGCATCACGAGACGCGAGAGCCCCAGGCCGAAGGCGAACCCGCTCCATTCGTCGGGGTCGATGCCGCTCATCTGCAGGACTTTGGGGTGCACCAGGCCGCAGGGCAGCAATTCGATCCAGGTCGTGCGTCCACAGACGCTGCAGCCCTGTTCGCAGAACGGGCAGCGCGCGTCGAGTTCGAAGCCGGGTTCTACGAAGGGGAAGTGGCCCGGGCGC encodes the following:
- a CDS encoding phenylalanine--tRNA ligase subunit beta, with product MLISLRWLSRHVELTGIDPETLANDLTLSTAEVEGVEAFAPHLSDVRVGLVLEREPHPNADKLSLCKVDVGEGEALSIVCGAPNVAKGQKVAVATVGTVLPGDFKIKKSKIRGVESRGMICSERELELGDDHEGIWVLPDACEIGIPVASALEIDDWVIEIDNKSLTHRPDLWGHRGIAAEIAAIYERPLKPLVCDLPKLGSGRAFPLRIDSDACSRYLGLSIENARPLPSPDWLRFLLLAVGQRPIDQIVDLSNFVMLDLGQPNHTFDAKQLSKEGIVVRDAREGETMTTLDGEERKLETSDLLICSGDEPVALAGIMGGEASKVGEDTSQLLLEVATFHPTVVRRTSTRLGLRTESSARFEKSLDPTLPLKAAGHFAQLLSSLQPEVRFPAALADAGNWSDPANTITMRPDRVRTALGKDISNDEFENILTRLGFGVKLTGENFQVSIPSARATKDITIEQDLIEEIGRIYRYGNVPERALVAEIAPPQRDLRRLMVRKIQDRLAGSARFNEVMSYSFIPDSMVELLGESDTPHVRIVNPIDQAAARMRRSILPSLLGTLENNRRQREDVRLFEIGKGYHPEVANERGEPREVHRVALVLMAPMPNKQAAFDDNAFARLYGIVDDLLGHLGLAAPSYQPAEDAPAWAHPARALSAVFKNVDGTALHLASLEPGMARDLGLTGELTSDTAVAEISIDHLLLAEDRGPDYRPIPRFPAVKVDVAVELPESTQAAELVKTIEQAGKGQVMSAELFDVYLGDNIGEGRKSLAYHVLLHSEKKTLTDKDQAKFLKRLEQGLESLDGRLRK